Within the Gopherus flavomarginatus isolate rGopFla2 chromosome 8, rGopFla2.mat.asm, whole genome shotgun sequence genome, the region ATGTTTAGTGTGtgtttaaacttgttttattgtttttatacattttttctgtaatgcttttaccttaagaataaaggtaCTGCTGAGAAAGCTGCATGGTCACTTGTAACTGGTGGCAACATATTGATCATTGTCCTTGGAGGAAAAATCACAGCCCGCTGCTCCCAGATGGGAACATGGAGATGAGAAGCCTCAGGGagcagctgggctcccagtggggagctgtgcagagctgagAGTTCTGGATCTGTTTCCCACACTGCCACTCGatggaagcactcctggtgaggacgtgtTCCACTAACAgtaggagggtagtgtggacatcagccactgcagtaattaatgCAGTGGCTATAAGTCGACCTAACATACGTCAATTTAAGATTGTAGCATAAACATAGcctcaggcttcctgcttctgatataagGCATTAAAACAAATTAGATTCTTTAGCTATTTGTTCTTCAAACTCCATTTTGACCTTCTAACTTCTCTACTGCTTATTGCCTGCAATAATTTATGCTCCTGTTTCTTGGGCTCATGATGGACAGACTTACAGATTTTGAAGGATTTCTGTTTGGTTAAATAGCCTCTCAAACTTTGGCCTTCTGACTATACTGGTTTCCTCCGTGCTTCCTGATTCCTTTTTTATCCAGCAGTATACATCTCTTCTGAGATTCCATTATTGTTTTTTCTTAATAGCATCCCAGCCACCTCTAAGGATTTTATTTCACTTTTAGCTTTAGGGCATTTTTGATTAACCTCATTTTATTGATCATTTCTTTTCTAAAGATAGTCTGTGGATTGTGGAAAGCAATGTCATGTGCCAATATGAGATGTGTTACAGGCATATGGTAGCGATCCAAAGTCATCAGCATGTCAGATTTTTCTAGTGTGAAGATGGTCATAGAGTTTTAATAAAAACTAAGTTAAGGACACACAGTCTTCTTTTTGCTGCTGCTCCTATAAGGAATTCATAGGTAAGGAAAGGTAACATACACGTTTTCCTGGAGGCTTTGTAGAATTGTAGAGTCAGGCAGTTTGCTCAACCACTATACAATTAACAGTAACACATTCTAGTGGAGTTGATTATGGCTGACACACGTGTTTCCTATGAATTGACAGGGTTGGTTTAGGTATTTGTTGCAGTCCATGGAAGGGCACCATCCCGGGCACAGCTGGCcatggaacccaggcgtcctgccacGCTGGGTGTGACTCTCGCTTTCCGCCGGCCCAGCCCACCTGGAAGCCAGGCCCAGCAGGCGCCCTTTGGCCTTTGTGCGGTGCAAGGCCGCCGCTGGCGCCAGAGGCGCGGCAGCCCAGGTACATCAGCCGGGGCTGCCTGGGGTCGCCCACGAGGAGACTCTCCAcaagctgcctcaacccccgaaCCCTCCGCGCAACTCGCTCTGTTTCGTCGACCAAGATGGCGAACGGGCGCGTCACTTCAGGGCTGCCTCTACTAATATGGCGGCCGGGCGCGCCTGTGCCGCTCCCGGCAGGAGTTGCGCCTCGGCCCCGCGCACCTTCCTAAGATGGCGGCGGGGACAGCAGAGACGCCACCGCGTCTCCCCGAACTGCTGGAATCGGGCTGGCGGCTCCTGGAGGAGGTGGACGCCAGTACGGAGCCCTCCTCGGGGGCCCCGGCGCTCCAGGACAAGGTCCGGCGGGGGCTCGACCTCCTGCAGCAGGCAGCCCGCGGCGTAGCGCAGCTCGACCTCTTCAGGTGCGCGGCCGAGCTGCTCCTTCGGGGGCTGGAGGCTTCAGGGCGCGCCCCCCTTTTCCCGGGCTCTGCGCCCTTCCCCCGGGCAGCCGGCCCGGTCCCGCCCCCCTCTCCCCGGGCTCCGCGGCCCCTTCCCCTGGATGGCCGGGCCCGGGCTCTGCGGACTCGACCAAGCAGTCGGGCTACCTCGGTCCGCGCACTCGGTGGCCGAGCCTGCTGCCTGTCGCCTGGGTGGGCCGGGCGGTCAGTCTCGGAGCCTGCTGTCGGTCCTGGGAGCGCAGGTTTAGACAGGCCGCGGGTGTTTGAAGCCCCACGTCACTGAACCCTTCCCAGATCTTCAAATGTCCCCGGTAGGAAGCAGCTCCCTTACACCGGGCCTCTGGCTGGGGTAGGAACCTGAACTGGTGCCACTAGCAGTGAAAAGGGTTTGCAAAATATCCCTAATAGAGGCAAGATTATGGAGCGGTAGCTGCAGAGCTTTGGTTAGGGTCTGGGACTCCCAATGTTCGGATCACTGAATCCTGCTTCTCCGGTAAGTATCGTTTCCAAGCAGCGGGTATGAATGAAAATCCCAGATGTACTGTTTGTGGTAGGGAAGAGAGaactcctgctgccacctctgtgGCAGTTCAGTGGTTAAGTTTTACAGAAGACGACAAGCATTTCAAAGCATGTCAGAACAGTTTTGGCTTTGTGCAAAATGATAAGATGTGTATATTTGCTCGACTTCATAAagtgcaatatttaaaaaaaccatggACAACATTCTTGATAGAGAAGCAGAAAGCTACATACTAGTTTTATACTACTTTATTTTTCagagccctcccaccccccatggaGAAACTACCCTGGAATGTCGCCACCACCTTGCAGATGAGGGGCATTGGCTTTCATAGCCCATCAGTTCTGTGGCTTGGTCTGTCAGAGGGATTGCTTCATAGTAACATGAAGTGCTCCATCACCTACATGCAAAGCATCCTGCATTTATTTTCTTGCTGGTCCTGTTAGCAAGAAATCAAGTTAGAGAATTAAAACTGGCCCCCATTAATCAATGGGCTGGTCTACAACTATTTTAGGAGCGCATAACAATCCATAGAATACGGTGATGCAGAAAGACCTAAATCAGTTGCTAAAGAGCATTGTATGTTGTGAGTATTACTGTATCTGGGGCCTTGTCTAGGCTAAGATAAAAGCTATGGTGATATAAAATATTAGCTAACATATTTTATAAAACCCATCTCTTATCCTAGTTTAGACAGGACTTCAGAGCTTGCACTCCAGTCTTCAGCTGAGGAAATGtgttccatccatcccttcctttTGGTCCTCTTCCCATGGCAGAGATGTGGAGATTACAGCTCTTCCTATACATGCCATAGGCATGAACCCAATAGGGCAGAGGTACAAGAAGATCTTATTTCTCTTTCAGCCAAAATGAAGACCTGGAGGAGATTGCATCTGCTGACCTGAAGTATCTGCTGCTACCTGCTTTGTTGGGAGCCCTCACCATGAAACAAGTCAATCTCAGCAAGCGACTGGAGCATGTGCAGAGTGCTCGTGCTCACTTCATGGACTTCCTGAAGCTCTGCAAGACCTACCAGATTGGCAAGTTCCACCTTCCACCAATGCCAGAGAGTCCTAATGAAAATGAGCCTACAGAGAGTACTTCCGGGGCTGGCCCAGCTGGCAGACAGTCCAGTCTCGTGGCCATGGCATCTAGTAGACAAGCAAAAATTGAAAGGTAGGTCTTCCCACCCGCCCCCACCTTAAAGCAGTTGCAGATACAAAAGTAGGGGTGGAAAAGGAGAATATTTCATAGTACAAAATGTACAGTATGATGTTATAGAAATGAAGACTATAAAATGGTAAAGAGAATAGCTTGAATTGTAATTAAAGTGAAAAAACAGTTTTTCATCATCCATTTGTTAAATAACGTGcattctagttttcaagatattcaCCATAGGTATCATTTAATGCTATAAAGTTCTCCCTGGGCAGGAGAGCCCTTGATTTACTATAGCATTCATTAATAGGCACGTTGATTACAACGTCTATTTAGTAGTTGTAATCACTCAGGTAACTATGACCCCATCCTGCACAGAGAGGAACCATTTGTGCAGTATTTACCAGACTGGAGCCTAAAGTTGTAAATGAGAGGAAAAGAAATATTACCAGAGCCTCTGTTTCAGGCGTGGCCAAATTTAGTGACCCACCGAGCTGCATATGAACACATGGTCCCAGCCCCAGAGAGTTCATTTTCTAAGATAAATGGATTTGGGATGGTAAAATAGCATCATTTCACTGATCCAGTTGTCTCCACAACCTTTTTACTGTGAGGGGGAAGAACACCATACACTTATCAAAGTCCTCAGTACTGCTACCTCTTCTTTAGCATAAGCTTTAATGCAACAATTTAAACAATGCCTATTTTTCAAATTGAATAATAAGATATGATGTACATATAAGGTCAGTTCTTGCTATGAGACCAAGGTTGTTGGCTACAATATGTatatgggaggaggaggggaggcaaCATCTCTGTAGATTCTGTTCAAGGGCAAGCTGCAGTCTGATCTGGGAAGTTGGCTTGATGTCAGCAGTGAGGAATCACATTGACTTCGATTAAAGACAAGCATAGTTCACACAGACTGGGCAAGATTTTCTTATGTGGATTCACCAGTACACCTCAGTTCAGGTGAATGGCACCTCATCCTTATATTCCAGACCTGCATGTTcctgcctcctcttccccctcaccctccatCACCCCAAGTGCATGGAGGCCCTCAACTGTAACTGGAAGGAATGTGGTAGAATTCTAGAGTCTGGGGAATAGTAATAAAACGTGTGGTGTCCTTGGAGTAATTTATTTGAAGAGGATTGTCCTACGTCAAAGTATAAAGGTCACTTGGATGGGATCACTTCCCTTATACTGCTCCTGGAGGGAAGTTGGAGGTCTGGTCCTTCTGTTGCTTACGTTTATGCTTCTCCAGCCCCTCAGTATTGATTTTAGTAAGAGATTCTCCTGAATGATCAGCACTTCCAACCCCCTTAGTCTCTCTCTCCTTGGTTCTTAATGTTTTATTCTGAGGACCCCAGAAACGATTCCCTAGCTGAGTTTGTTAATCACTGAAACTGGGCATAAGGGGCTAGCCGTAGAAGCAtactttatttaaataataatccCATAAAGTAATAAAACAGCTCCCTGCTTTCTAGTTCAGGTGTCCTTTTGCACTTTGAACTCAAGGATTCAGACTTTGAAGCCCAGATCTCTGTCTAGCCAGGAATTACTGCATCCTATAGGATCCTCTCTGATATCTTTATTTCCTAAGAAGGGTTTAATTAGCTCTCATGTTGGTGGTCTCTCAGCAGGGGCAGTAAAGATTTTAGGCCATGAAGTTCGAGTGCCCCTTTACTTCAGGTAATCCCTCCATTAGGAGTATTGGTTGTATTGTGTGTGGGATACTCATTGCCTGTGCCCATGCACTATCTATTCTATGCATAGGTGGCTTTCTACCGTAATAAAATTTACTTGAGAAAAACCAAATGACCTTTGCTGTAATATTTTATGCACCATGGGTGGTTTTTTTAATGTGGTTTTTACACAAGGTACCCATAGTGGCTATTGTTGGAGAAGTTCCTGGGTGTTAAGTACTCCCTTATTTGCAGTTATTCACACATCCTGTCAGCATGacttttctctttaaaatgctAGTTTCCTTAAGATGGCAACGTACTCACTTTAAAATTGTATCTCTGGTTTTCGTTAATGGTCAGCAGGCTTTTTGACATCTCAGCCAGCATCTTATTTGAAATATCTCCACTTTGCTGTTAAATAAGATATACCTGCAGCTAAGGTCTGTTCTTACCCACACTGCAGCAATGAGCTGTCAAAAACTGCccttttgtatattttttttgaGTTCCAAAAATTGCATTAGGCACCTCACAAAAACAGGTGAAGATCCCTTGCTTGCTCCAAAGAGCATATAATCTAAACTTGATCTGACACGTCAAAGAAGGATCATAAACGGACAAAGtgaaggggagaggaaagggagacTGTAGCAGATTTCCCTCTTGGATTGTGCTATATGCATGTGACTTTATATATTCTCATAGCCTTACAGGGGAAAGGGAAGGCCTTTAGTCAAGAAGATAAAGCCACCTGCTGGATGCTGATTAGTACTGATTAGTATGGGAAGAGTGTCCTTGTACTCCACGTTAGGGTTCTCAAACTAGTTTGTGGGGCACTTTGCTGATAGTCTCCAGAGAGTGGGCTGGCCATAAGGTGCTGACTTGTATTGAAATATATTGCTTTACTTTTCCCCGTAAGCCGCTGCTGTAGTTCTTTTGGGATATGTTCTAATTCTGAACTTCAGAGCTACTTGTCCCGAAAGGTAATTTCTCTAACAAAGTGTGATCCACCCTGTAACAACATCCTGAACTCTCTTTGCTGTACTGTCAGCTGTGTCAGAATACTATCTGTTAAAAAGTTGTTTGAAAGAAGCTCCTTAAATGGTCCTATCTCTCCCTCCCTGAGGCAGATACAAGCAGAAGAAGGAGGTGGAGAATAGGTTGGCCTCCATGAAAGCTTTTTTGAAGAGTGGCCAGGCGGAGGAGGAACAGATACGGGAATTCTACATGCTGCAAATCCAGAAGTGGATCACAACGAGCCTGGAGGAAATAGAGAGCATTGACCAGGAAATGGTGATTTTGAGAGGAAGGAATGCACTAAAACAGGTATGAGATTTGGGATATTTCGTGGGGTGTGGGTCTTGTAGGTTGATAACTGACATTGGTGAGcctgaaacaaaaagaaagattttTGGATGGTTTCAATGGCAGAGCTTCATATGTGAAGTCATGGGTTAAAATCCTACATAGATCACAAGTGAAATGAATGGAGGGATCTCCGTTTAATGTCTAATAGATATTTGTCTGTATTAACAAACCAGGAGCAAATTTGCATGACCTTTTCTAGTTGTGGACAGTCAAGGCTTGCAACAGCAAAGTGTTGCACATCAGACTAGAGGTACATTTAAAGATTGCTGGAGCAGGTTTGCCCTGTTTCTCTACACTATGCCAGATTGTCAGTCCCTCACTCTTAAAATAATAAATCTGCCACAGTTAAAATAATAAACCAGTGATTTTTTAAGCATGCAATCTTGGCTTTCAGAATGTCCAGGTGCCATCTGAAAGGAGTGACCCTGTTTAAACAGTAAAAGCCCCGTCAGCAAATGCAACGTCTGTATCACACAGAATGATGCTGTTTTCAAGAGTTCAAGCTTTGTGCTGTTCACTTAAAATGTCTACTGGTTAGAATTAGAAACACATTAAATGGATATTGCATAAAATATTCCAGCTTTATTTGGGATGTAAACTTGTTTTGTGCACTTCAGTGACCTGTCTCTGTAGCACTGTCAGCTGGAGTGACAGCGCTCTGCTCATCTGCAGTGCTTTGAGGTGGTAGAATTACTGTTGGTGA harbors:
- the IGBP1 gene encoding immunoglobulin-binding protein 1 isoform X1, whose product is MAAGTAETPPRLPELLESGWRLLEEVDASTEPSSGAPALQDKVRRGLDLLQQAARGVAQLDLFSQNEDLEEIASADLKYLLLPALLGALTMKQVNLSKRLEHVQSARAHFMDFLKLCKTYQIGKFHLPPMPESPNENEPTESTSGAGPAGRQSSLVAMASSRQAKIERYKQKKEVENRLASMKAFLKSGQAEEEQIREFYMLQIQKWITTSLEEIESIDQEMVILRGRNALKQASAPPQTSQHPRTAMKPFILTRDAMQAKVLGAGYPSLATMTVNDWYEQRCKQGIMPNKGNPLTAAANLSEEELQKEQQEKKVEEDDEETLQRIRAWEDWKDTHPKGYGNRKNMG
- the IGBP1 gene encoding immunoglobulin-binding protein 1 isoform X2 codes for the protein MFQNEDLEEIASADLKYLLLPALLGALTMKQVNLSKRLEHVQSARAHFMDFLKLCKTYQIGKFHLPPMPESPNENEPTESTSGAGPAGRQSSLVAMASSRQAKIERYKQKKEVENRLASMKAFLKSGQAEEEQIREFYMLQIQKWITTSLEEIESIDQEMVILRGRNALKQASAPPQTSQHPRTAMKPFILTRDAMQAKVLGAGYPSLATMTVNDWYEQRCKQGIMPNKGNPLTAAANLSEEELQKEQQEKKVEEDDEETLQRIRAWEDWKDTHPKGYGNRKNMG